The DNA window TACTTGCTGAAAACTTCGAAGTGACTGACAAAGAAGTAACGGCAGAATACGACAGCAACAAAGAAGAACTTGGAGAAAGCTTTGACCAATTTCTAACCCAGAACAACCAAACAGAAGAAAGCTACAAAAAAGTAATCCGTTTGAATTTATTACAAGAAAAAGCATTGACTGAAGGCATCGAAGTGACGGATAAAGAAATACAGACACAATACGATCGCCAAGGCACTGAATTAAATGCACGTCACATTCTTGTTGCTGATGAAGAAACCGCTAACTCTCTTAAAAAGCAATTGGATGAAGGCGCTGATTTCGCGAAATTAGCTAAAGAAAATTCGACAGATACCGGTTCTGCTGAAAATGGCGGTAACGTTGATTGGTTCGGTCCAGGGGCAATGGTTCCTGAGTTCGAAAAAGTCGCTTACGAGCTTGAAATTGACGAAATTAGTGAACCTGTCGCATCTGAATTCGGCTTCCATATCATTCAAGTTCTTGAAACACGTAAAGTAGAAGATCAACCGGCACTAGAAGACCAAAAAGATAAGATTCGTTCTGATTTGGCTATAGCTAAAGCAGATCAATCCACTTTGCTTCCAAAAGTCGCTGAGTTGATGAAAGACGCAAATGTAGAAATCCAGGACGAAGATCTTAAAGGGGCACTAGATGATATTTTAAATCCTCAAACGCCTGCTGCTCCAACTGAATAATAGAAGTTACTTTAAAAGAACCGTTCTAAAAGTCTTGCAACTGACTTTTAGCAACGGTTCTTTTTTGCATACAAATAGACACAGACAAGATAGCTAACTTGTCTGTGTCTATTTTTCGCTGGAGACTCAGTTCTTCATTAAATTTTCGGTTTGTAAAATGAGCGGTTATCCAATGCAAAGACGCGTTCAGAAAACTCTCCTTCTTTTGTTTTCCCAAGAACACGGTCCAGCATCATCATTTTCGCATCGATATTATCGATATAATGAAGAATTTCTGCTTCTTTCAGCATTGGTTTTTTCGGGCTTCCCCACTCCTCTTTGCCGTGGTGAGAAAGAATGATGTGTTGCAGTAGCATAACTTCTTCGCCTTCAATTTCCAACTCTTCTGCAGCTTTTGCTACTTCTGTTACCATAATGGAAATATGTCCAATCAAATTGCCTTCTACTGTATATGTAGTTGCAATGGGTCCAGAAAGTTCGATCACTTTGCCGATGTCATGAAGAATAATTCCTGCAAACAGTAAATCTTTGTTCAATCCTGGATAAATGTCGACCAGTGCTTTACCTAGCTTCAACATGGACACCACATGATCTGCCAGACCAGACACATAGTCATGATGATTACGTGTTGCTGCAGGATAAGTTAAGAATTGCTGCTGATATTTCTTCAGCAAGTAACGTGTCATTCGTTGGATTTGGGGATTCTCCATTTCGAACAAATACTTTGTTACTTCTTCTAACAATTCATCTGTCGACTTTTCCGAAGATGGCATCAAGTCTGATATTGACTGATGTTCATCTGGTTTTGCTGGACGAATGCTTTTAATCCGCAATTGGTTTTTCCCTCTGTAATTATGGATTTCACCACCGACACGGACGATTGTTTCAGCAGCGAATGTTTTTTCCTGCTCATCTTTTGTATCCCATAATTTTGCTTCAATGTCTCCGCTTTTGTCTTGTAACACGAGCGAAATAAATGGGTTTCCGGTAGTCGTAACTCCTTTTACAGACTGTTTGATCAATAAGAATTCATCGACTGTCTCGCCGACTGCATACTGTGTAATTCCTTTAGTCATGAATGAACGCTCCTTTCGGTAATGGCCACGTTAATAATTTGCGCATTAGGCCAAGCCTGTTGCATGCTGTCGTGGCAAGTAAAATAGATGAACTGGTGCTCTTTTTGCAGCTCTGTCACTAAGTTTATCATTTGCTGCAGTCGACTGCGATCAAAATGAACAAAAGCATCGTCCATAATGATCGGAAACGGATGGCTTTTTTTCATAGATACAGCCAACGACAACCTCAATGCTAAATACGCTTGTTCTTTTGTTGCCTGACTAAGTTCTGAAATTGGAAAACGTGTCCCGTCTTGACGCTTAGCTTCAAAATAGCCGGTTCGATTCATGGCTAATTCGGTATAAGCACCATTTGTCAATTTACTAAAATAAAGCTGAGCGTTAGCTAGTACAGCAGGTAGTTTTTTTTCTTTTAGTTCACTCATCGTTTGGTTGATTGCTTCAACAATTGCTTTGTTGATGGACCACTGCTTCGCCAAATCAATAAATTCGGCTTTTTTCTCTTCAAAATGCTGTAACTTTTCTTCGTAAGAAGTATCCGTTACTAACATCTGAGTCAAGTGTTGCTTGTCTGCTTGTTCGTTTAATAATTTATTTCGCTGGGCTTTAAGCTCTGTCATTTTTTCTTGTCGTTGCTCAATTGCTTGCTGTGTATGATCCGACTCCCAGTCTCCTGGCAATTCAATTTCTCCAATAGCTTGCAATTGCCCTTCGACCAATTCAAGTTCTTTTTCCACTCGTTTTTTCTGATCCCATTGATCGGCCAACCGGTAAAAATCAAAGACATCTTCTGCTAACGCATAGGCAATTAGCACTTGCTGTTCTTTTTCAAGTTGCTCTTGGAATGCTTGCAACCGCTCGATTTTTTCTAACAAGTCATGGGTTTCACTTTGTTGCTTATTCCATTGATCTTTCTTTTGCTGTCGCACTGATTGTTCAGAACGCAGCGTGGCAATCAAGCCTGCTATTGCGAGCTCTTTGCCACATGCTTGCTGCGCTTTATCCATCCACTCTTGTTGTTGCATTGCTAATTTGTCTATTTCATCTTGAATTCGTAATATACGCGAATAATTTGCATGAACTTTTCGCAACTTACTAAAAAGCTCCAGTATCATCGTTCGACTAGCATCTGGTTTCAAACCAATTTCAAGCAAGAGTTGCTGATAAGCCTCTTGTGCTACAGCGGTTGAATCGACAGCTATATAACTGGTTATGTTCTTTTTGACTGTCTCTACACGATTCATCAAGCTGTCTAACTGCCGATCAAACTCGGCTACTTTTGTGATGAGTGTTTCGTACTGCCATTCTTTTCCACTGTATTTTTTAATCAGAGCGGCGTAATTTGCAGGCAGCTCATTGGGTTTTCGCATTTTCACAAAAAGCCATACACCTGCAGCCATTGCGACAAGTCCAATCACAATAAGTAAAGCAGTCGATTGGATAAATCCATAAGCTGCTACGAGTAACCCCAGTCCAAACAATGCAAAACGAACGATTTGGTCTTGTCCAGTGTCGCTTTTTTGAAACTTCGAAGCAGCTTTAGCTTCTGCTAATTGTGCTGAAATCTCTGGCCATTCTTCTGCAATGAGTCGTTCTTTTGCAGTTGGTTCTTGAACTAAAAACGCCGATAAATCTTGTTCTGCCCGTACCAATTTGTTTTTCTCTTCTTGCAAATTACGTTGGTTAAAGCGTTGGTTTTCTTCTTCTACATCCAACTCCTTCAACCTCTCAAGCAATTGCTCTTCGTGATTTAACGAAACATCAACCGCCATCGCTTGTTGTTCCGTAAGTCCAAGTAACGATAATAGTTCTTCGCGTTCTTCTGATAACTCGATTGTTTCATTACGCTTTTGAACTAGTTGTAGATTTAATTGGTGCCAGTCTGATTCACGATTCAATAAATTCTCAATCGCGTCTAAAGAATCGGCTTTATCTGCAGTGGTTAGTAGGTGACGTTGGTTGGTTAAATACTCCATATCGGCTTTTGTTTGAGTTAGCTTATCCACTAACCGATCCATTTGCCTTCTGCCTTCTGCTGGGAATTGCGTAATGGCAAGATTGTCTAATTGCTTAGTCAATCTATGCTGGTCTGCTACTAATGGCGCGGCTTGTTGCCATCTATGGATTTCTTTAAGCTCTTGATCCATTTCTGCTTCTACTTCTTCAATGACCTTTAAACGCTGTTCAATTGCTTGTAATCGCTCAGTAGCAGGACTATAGAGCTCTGCACGGTGTCGAAGTTCCTTTAGCTGTTCTTCGATGTCACGAAGCTCTTCAACCAAGGCATTTATTTGTGGTTTGCGACCATTTTTTTTAAATAGCTCAGCCATTTGTTTTTCAAGCTGATTTTCTAAATCTGTCAAGGCATCAATACCTGTTGTCCCTGAAGCTAGTAAAGTTCGGCTCAGTTCTGATTCACTGAGTTGATCTAGGCCTTGCAATTCATGAATCGAAAATGAAAAAATTGCTTCAAAAGAAGCGCGATCGTAGTTTCGCAAGATTTGTTTCAACTCGGTATCACCACCTCTGTGACCGTCTTCAAATTCTACTATGACGTCTCCAGCGGATTTTCCTTTTGTTCGTTCGATTACAAGCTTTCCATAATACGGGTCCGTCAAATATAGTTTGCCCCCATATTTTCCGCCAGTTTTTGGCTCGTACCGTAATTGCGTTTGATTGCGTGTAGGAAAGCCAAAAAGAAGTTGAATGATAAATTGCTGAATTGTTGTTTTCCCCGCTTCATTGGGACCATAAAATAAAACCAATTGATTTCCTAATTCGATGGTTCGGTTTTCATGTTTGCCAAAACCATAGATTGTTAATTTTTCGATTCTCATGTTGTCACTCTCCCGCCTGCATCCTACGCCGAATTTTTTGGGCGGTAGCTAATTGAAGTTCTCCGACGGTTTGATCGTCTACAGCTTCTAAAAATCGGCTACTTTTTGGATGTCTGTACAAATCCTTCAAAATAGCTTTCCAATTGTCTATTTCCCAGCTCTCTATCGTCTCAATCAACGTTGCTCCTATTGGAGAAAGTTCACTATCTTGTTCCACTTGCTGAAGTTGAATCGATTGGATCCAAACAAACCATTCCATTTCAGCAATCGACTCACGAAGCATTTCTAATAATTCACTTTCGGGAATTTCAGCCAGCAGTTGAAAGCTTTCTTGATCCAATTCTGTAAAGACCAATTCAATAATGGCAGCTCCTGCTCCTTGAGTAAAAAGACTTAGTTTGTCTTGGCAAGCCTCGATCAATTCATTCATGTGAACAATGCCTTTAGCTGAAACAGCCACTCTGTCGAATTGAACAACTGACGTTGGAATAAATGCTAATTGTGTTGTTGCCTTTGACAAAGTCACTTCATAAAAGCCTTTTACACCGGTTTCCTTCCGGTGACGTCCTTGAATATTACCGGGATACACGATAGCGGGCTCGTTAGCAAGTTCTTGACGCTTGTGGATGTGCCCTAATGCCCAATAATCGTATTGCTTACTAAGTAGTTGTTCTTTTTTAAAAGGCGCATAAACAGCATGTGTTGAGTCTCCTTCGAGACTGCCATGTAGTAGCCCAATATGATACTCTTGGTTTTGCGCTACCGGGTATTGCTTGACCATGGACTCACTAATGTGACGTTTGCCATAGCTAAATCCAGTAAACGTTACAGGCCCTGAGGCGGTGGCTAGTTTGAATTGAGAAACTGTGTCATCAAAAGCATGAACATTTTCCGGAAGT is part of the Planococcus kocurii genome and encodes:
- a CDS encoding peptidylprolyl isomerase; protein product: MKKSFLTFTLAASVLALSACSDSGDDKTIVTSDAGDITKDELYEEMKTSIGEQAVQILLIEKVLAENFEVTDKEVTAEYDSNKEELGESFDQFLTQNNQTEESYKKVIRLNLLQEKALTEGIEVTDKEIQTQYDRQGTELNARHILVADEETANSLKKQLDEGADFAKLAKENSTDTGSAENGGNVDWFGPGAMVPEFEKVAYELEIDEISEPVASEFGFHIIQVLETRKVEDQPALEDQKDKIRSDLAIAKADQSTLLPKVAELMKDANVEIQDEDLKGALDDILNPQTPAAPTE
- a CDS encoding ATP-binding protein, which encodes MRIEKLTIYGFGKHENRTIELGNQLVLFYGPNEAGKTTIQQFIIQLLFGFPTRNQTQLRYEPKTGGKYGGKLYLTDPYYGKLVIERTKGKSAGDVIVEFEDGHRGGDTELKQILRNYDRASFEAIFSFSIHELQGLDQLSESELSRTLLASGTTGIDALTDLENQLEKQMAELFKKNGRKPQINALVEELRDIEEQLKELRHRAELYSPATERLQAIEQRLKVIEEVEAEMDQELKEIHRWQQAAPLVADQHRLTKQLDNLAITQFPAEGRRQMDRLVDKLTQTKADMEYLTNQRHLLTTADKADSLDAIENLLNRESDWHQLNLQLVQKRNETIELSEEREELLSLLGLTEQQAMAVDVSLNHEEQLLERLKELDVEEENQRFNQRNLQEEKNKLVRAEQDLSAFLVQEPTAKERLIAEEWPEISAQLAEAKAASKFQKSDTGQDQIVRFALFGLGLLVAAYGFIQSTALLIVIGLVAMAAGVWLFVKMRKPNELPANYAALIKKYSGKEWQYETLITKVAEFDRQLDSLMNRVETVKKNITSYIAVDSTAVAQEAYQQLLLEIGLKPDASRTMILELFSKLRKVHANYSRILRIQDEIDKLAMQQQEWMDKAQQACGKELAIAGLIATLRSEQSVRQQKKDQWNKQQSETHDLLEKIERLQAFQEQLEKEQQVLIAYALAEDVFDFYRLADQWDQKKRVEKELELVEGQLQAIGEIELPGDWESDHTQQAIEQRQEKMTELKAQRNKLLNEQADKQHLTQMLVTDTSYEEKLQHFEEKKAEFIDLAKQWSINKAIVEAINQTMSELKEKKLPAVLANAQLYFSKLTNGAYTELAMNRTGYFEAKRQDGTRFPISELSQATKEQAYLALRLSLAVSMKKSHPFPIIMDDAFVHFDRSRLQQMINLVTELQKEHQFIYFTCHDSMQQAWPNAQIINVAITERSVHS
- a CDS encoding metallophosphoesterase family protein, with translation MESIRFIHTADLHLGSPFIGMRDLQKEQWQKLKDSTLEAFDRLINYALKTKPDFVLIVGDIYDGEDRNIRAQARFQKGMQQLANQKIPVIMCYGNHDHLSGNWTRFELPENVHAFDDTVSQFKLATASGPVTFTGFSYGKRHISESMVKQYPVAQNQEYHIGLLHGSLEGDSTHAVYAPFKKEQLLSKQYDYWALGHIHKRQELANEPAIVYPGNIQGRHRKETGVKGFYEVTLSKATTQLAFIPTSVVQFDRVAVSAKGIVHMNELIEACQDKLSLFTQGAGAAIIELVFTELDQESFQLLAEIPESELLEMLRESIAEMEWFVWIQSIQLQQVEQDSELSPIGATLIETIESWEIDNWKAILKDLYRHPKSSRFLEAVDDQTVGELQLATAQKIRRRMQAGE
- the yhaM gene encoding 3'-5' exoribonuclease YhaM; its protein translation is MTKGITQYAVGETVDEFLLIKQSVKGVTTTGNPFISLVLQDKSGDIEAKLWDTKDEQEKTFAAETIVRVGGEIHNYRGKNQLRIKSIRPAKPDEHQSISDLMPSSEKSTDELLEEVTKYLFEMENPQIQRMTRYLLKKYQQQFLTYPAATRNHHDYVSGLADHVVSMLKLGKALVDIYPGLNKDLLFAGIILHDIGKVIELSGPIATTYTVEGNLIGHISIMVTEVAKAAEELEIEGEEVMLLQHIILSHHGKEEWGSPKKPMLKEAEILHYIDNIDAKMMMLDRVLGKTKEGEFSERVFALDNRSFYKPKI